The following coding sequences lie in one Eubacterium ventriosum genomic window:
- the mutL gene encoding DNA mismatch repair endonuclease MutL — protein MSKIHVLDQNTINQIAAGEVIDRPASIVKELMENAIDAGATMISVEIKDGGTSLIRITDNGSGIEKDDIKVAFLRHATSKIKTALDLISVSSLGFRGEALSSIASVCQVELITKTEDAITGIRYKIEGGKEVTFEEIGAPEGTTFIVKNIFFNTPARRKFLKTAQTEAGYISEIVEKIALSHPEISISFINNNQTKIHTSGNGNLKDVIYNIYGRDIANNLLEINCSNEFIKMTGYIGKAIISKGNRSFENYFINGRYIKNNIISKAIEDGYKFILMQHKYPFTAINFEIDQDLLDVNVHPAKMELRFRKGEAIYPFIMDSIHDTLVEKPNIIKVELNEEKPNEEKIARAPEPFEKTRTEINHILGDVPDYKMAENFIKSINDENIKIEDIKKQNIREENNYAVDTRKEKTEQKSDILTEINDVVIKNNNQETKNTHFSDISKNIEENSNLSEGSEIKNIGNEIKEPENIKEEKKSKPIQQELSGVYDDFLTNVARPSHRLVGQVFETYWIVEYDGKMYIIDQHAAHEKVMFEKLMDRLSKKEVSSQMINPPIILNLSLNEANLINKYMDNFKEIGFEIEAFGGQDFAVRAVPADLYTLDSYDVLMQIIDNLSNENGRMVPDMITEKIASMSCKAAVKGNNKMSTQEANALIDQLLSLENPYNCPHGRPTIISMSHYELDKKFKRIV, from the coding sequence ATGAGTAAAATTCATGTTTTAGATCAAAATACAATAAACCAGATAGCAGCAGGCGAGGTGATTGACAGACCTGCATCTATTGTTAAGGAACTTATGGAAAATGCAATAGATGCAGGAGCTACAATGATATCCGTTGAAATTAAAGATGGTGGTACATCATTAATAAGAATTACCGATAACGGTTCAGGCATTGAAAAAGATGATATTAAAGTGGCTTTTTTAAGACATGCCACAAGTAAGATTAAAACAGCTCTTGACCTTATAAGTGTATCATCCCTTGGATTTAGAGGTGAGGCATTATCAAGTATTGCTTCTGTTTGTCAGGTTGAACTTATAACAAAGACTGAAGATGCCATAACAGGTATCAGATACAAAATCGAAGGTGGAAAAGAAGTAACTTTCGAAGAAATAGGTGCACCTGAGGGAACAACTTTTATTGTAAAGAATATATTCTTTAACACTCCTGCCAGAAGAAAATTTTTAAAAACTGCCCAGACAGAAGCAGGTTACATTTCTGAAATAGTAGAAAAGATAGCTTTATCACATCCTGAAATATCAATTAGTTTTATTAATAATAATCAAACTAAGATTCATACATCAGGCAATGGTAATTTAAAAGATGTTATTTATAATATTTACGGAAGAGATATTGCAAACAATCTGTTAGAAATAAACTGCAGTAATGAATTTATTAAGATGACAGGCTATATTGGCAAGGCAATAATCTCAAAAGGTAATAGAAGTTTTGAAAACTATTTTATAAATGGCAGATATATTAAAAATAATATTATTTCAAAGGCAATTGAAGATGGTTACAAGTTTATTCTAATGCAGCATAAGTATCCCTTTACAGCAATTAATTTTGAAATAGACCAGGATTTGTTAGATGTTAATGTGCATCCGGCAAAAATGGAATTGCGTTTTAGAAAAGGTGAGGCGATTTATCCTTTTATTATGGATAGCATTCACGATACTCTTGTTGAAAAGCCTAATATAATTAAGGTTGAGTTAAATGAGGAAAAGCCTAATGAAGAAAAAATAGCCAGAGCACCGGAACCTTTTGAAAAAACAAGAACAGAGATAAATCATATTCTTGGCGATGTACCTGATTACAAAATGGCTGAAAATTTTATAAAAAGTATTAACGATGAAAACATTAAAATCGAAGATATTAAGAAACAAAATATTAGAGAAGAAAATAATTATGCTGTTGATACACGAAAAGAAAAAACAGAACAAAAATCAGATATTCTGACGGAAATCAATGATGTAGTTATAAAAAATAATAATCAGGAAACAAAAAATACACATTTTTCTGATATAAGTAAAAATATTGAAGAAAATTCAAATTTATCAGAAGGTTCGGAAATTAAAAATATAGGAAATGAAATAAAGGAACCTGAAAATATAAAGGAAGAAAAAAAATCAAAGCCTATCCAACAGGAACTTTCAGGAGTATACGATGACTTTCTTACAAATGTGGCAAGACCGTCTCATAGATTGGTAGGTCAGGTTTTTGAAACATATTGGATAGTTGAGTATGATGGCAAGATGTATATTATTGACCAGCATGCAGCCCATGAGAAAGTAATGTTTGAAAAGCTTATGGACAGGCTTTCTAAGAAAGAAGTTTCATCACAGATGATTAATCCGCCTATTATTTTGAATTTGTCTTTAAATGAGGCAAATCTTATAAATAAATATATGGATAACTTTAAAGAGATAGGCTTTGAAATCGAAGCTTTTGGTGGACAGGATTTTGCAGTCAGGGCCGTACCGGCAGATTTATATACTTTGGACAGTTACGATGTTTTAATGCAGATTATTGATAACTTGTCTAATGAAAATGGAAGAATGGTTCCTGATATGATTACCGAAAAAATAGCTTCAATGTCATGTAAGGCAGCAGTAAAGGGAAACAATAAAATGTCTACACAGGAGGCAAATGCATTAATAGACCAGTTGCTTTCATTGGAGAATCCTTATAACTGTCCTCATGGAAGACCTACAATTATATCAATGAGTCATTATGAATTGGACAAAAAATTCAAGAGAATTGTATAG
- the mreC gene encoding rod shape-determining protein MreC, whose product MKKPSNFKVKPKILISLLTLLCVVCLILSAIVPSFSKPFKFATGIMVVPLQEGVNRIGTWFTDKEELMKSVKKLKSENKKLNEKVDELTEENSLLAQNKYKLDRLEELYNLDNEYSKYKKVAASVIGKDTGNYFNIFTIDKGSSDGIQEGMNVISGGGLVGIVSDVGRNYAKVRAIIDDESGVSASFANTSDSAIVSGDLKKIDEGLINITGIDINAEVSAGDMVVTSQISDKFLPGILIGYVKSVSKDSTGLTKSGTLIPVVDFKHINEVLVIKQLKESLKD is encoded by the coding sequence ATGAAAAAACCATCTAACTTTAAAGTAAAACCAAAAATTTTAATATCACTTTTAACATTATTATGTGTTGTATGCTTAATTTTGTCGGCCATTGTTCCGTCATTTTCAAAGCCTTTTAAGTTTGCTACGGGAATTATGGTAGTTCCTTTGCAGGAAGGTGTAAACAGAATCGGCACATGGTTTACTGACAAGGAAGAATTAATGAAGTCAGTAAAGAAACTTAAAAGTGAAAATAAAAAATTAAATGAAAAGGTAGACGAATTAACAGAAGAAAACAGTCTTTTAGCACAGAATAAGTACAAGTTAGACAGATTGGAAGAGTTATACAATCTTGATAATGAATATTCAAAGTATAAAAAAGTGGCTGCTTCTGTTATTGGAAAAGACACAGGTAATTATTTTAATATTTTCACAATTGATAAAGGTTCTTCTGATGGAATACAGGAGGGTATGAATGTTATAAGTGGTGGTGGCCTTGTTGGTATAGTTTCCGATGTAGGGCGTAACTATGCTAAGGTTAGAGCCATAATTGATGATGAAAGTGGTGTTAGTGCTTCATTTGCAAATACTTCTGACTCAGCCATTGTAAGTGGTGACTTGAAGAAGATTGATGAGGGGCTAATTAATATTACTGGAATTGACATTAATGCTGAAGTTTCAGCAGGAGACATGGTTGTTACATCACAAATAAGTGATAAGTTTCTTCCCGGAATACTTATTGGTTATGTGAAATCAGTATCAAAGGATTCTACAGGACTTACAAAGTCAGGAACTTTAATACCTGTAGTTGACTTTAAACATATAAATGAGGTACTTGTTATAAAACAGCTTAAAGAAAGTTTGAAGGACTAA
- a CDS encoding rod shape-determining protein has product MKGQIMSRSVFGIDFGTSTIKIYNGLTKTVITEKDIIAIKNKTQLFEFGDEALKMYEKTPPNINIIFPIKYGVIADLKNMKLLFESFYKKITKASGSKMGRFCIAVPTDITEVEKRAFYDVVAKSDIKAREIKIVEKPIADAVGLQIDMNSQKGNLIVNIGADTTEISVISMGGIVVSRIIKLGGNNIDQMICDVVKRRYNIYIGLRTAEKIKIALADAIYSEDENNENDILYVFGRNVITGLPSERAVAKDTICEAIKPFFDEMVDSIKTILERTPPELSADILETGMYLTGGSASIRNLDKLIAQETDLKVNTVKNPEASVIRGISLIVSDSQYKKLMYEPKQSSF; this is encoded by the coding sequence ATGAAAGGACAGATTATGAGTCGTAGTGTTTTTGGAATTGATTTTGGTACAAGCACCATAAAAATTTACAATGGTTTAACCAAAACAGTAATAACAGAAAAAGACATAATAGCTATAAAGAATAAAACACAATTATTTGAGTTTGGTGATGAGGCATTGAAAATGTATGAAAAAACACCACCTAACATTAACATTATTTTTCCAATTAAGTATGGAGTTATAGCAGATTTAAAGAATATGAAGCTTTTGTTTGAAAGCTTTTACAAGAAGATAACTAAGGCAAGCGGTAGCAAGATGGGAAGATTTTGTATTGCAGTACCTACAGACATTACAGAAGTTGAAAAAAGAGCTTTTTACGATGTGGTCGCAAAGTCTGACATTAAAGCACGCGAAATAAAAATTGTTGAAAAACCTATTGCAGATGCAGTAGGATTACAGATAGACATGAACAGCCAGAAGGGAAATCTTATAGTAAACATAGGGGCAGATACAACTGAGATTTCCGTTATTTCAATGGGAGGTATTGTTGTCAGCAGAATAATTAAATTAGGTGGAAACAATATTGACCAGATGATTTGTGATGTTGTAAAAAGAAGATACAATATATATATTGGATTAAGGACAGCAGAAAAGATAAAGATTGCATTGGCTGATGCTATTTATTCAGAAGATGAAAATAACGAAAATGATATTTTATATGTTTTTGGAAGAAATGTTATTACAGGACTTCCATCTGAAAGAGCTGTTGCAAAGGATACAATTTGCGAGGCAATTAAACCGTTTTTTGATGAGATGGTTGATTCCATAAAGACTATATTGGAAAGAACACCACCTGAACTTTCAGCTGATATACTTGAAACAGGAATGTACTTAACAGGAGGCTCAGCATCAATTAGAAATTTAGACAAGCTTATTGCACAGGAAACTGACTTAAAGGTTAATACAGTTAAGAATCCTGAAGCGTCAGTTATAAGAGGAATTTCCTTAATTGTATCAGACTCACAGTATAAGAAGTTAATGTATGAGCCAAAACAGAGTTCATTCTAG
- a CDS encoding aminotransferase class I/II-fold pyridoxal phosphate-dependent enzyme, with the protein MINKIKEMYKQQGISEQVYDFSEKICADLEERFKKVDKIAEYNQLKVIGAMQKNKVAEAHFNTTTGYGYNDLGRETLEKVYADVFHTEDALVRPQITCGTHALALALSANLRPNDKLVYISGKPYDTLEEVIGIRPSNGSLAEYGVKYDQVDLLENGEFDFEGIKEKITNDVKVVGIQRSKGYATRPTLSVEKIGQAIKAVKEINPNIIVMVDNCYGEFVEEIEPSDVGADMIVGSLIKNPGGGLAPIGGYICGTKQCIENCSYRLTTPGLGKEVGANLGVMSSFYQGLFLAPNVVASALKGAIFAANLFEKFNFNVIPDGKESRHDIIQAIEFGNPDCVIAFCKGIQAAAPVDSYLTPEPWDMPGYDAPVIMAAGAFVSGSSIELSADGPIKPPYAVYFQGGLTWHHAKLGILKAFQNMVDDGLITLK; encoded by the coding sequence ATGATTAATAAGATTAAAGAAATGTATAAGCAGCAGGGAATATCTGAACAGGTTTATGATTTTTCAGAAAAAATTTGTGCTGATTTGGAAGAAAGATTTAAGAAAGTAGACAAGATTGCAGAATATAATCAGTTAAAAGTTATTGGTGCCATGCAGAAAAATAAAGTTGCCGAAGCACATTTTAATACTACAACAGGTTATGGATATAATGATTTAGGAAGAGAAACTTTAGAAAAAGTTTATGCAGATGTTTTTCATACAGAGGATGCATTAGTAAGACCACAGATTACATGTGGAACTCACGCATTGGCACTTGCCCTTTCTGCTAATTTAAGACCAAATGACAAATTAGTATATATTTCAGGAAAGCCTTACGACACACTGGAAGAAGTTATTGGAATCAGACCTTCCAACGGCAGTCTTGCAGAATATGGTGTCAAATATGATCAGGTTGACCTTTTAGAAAATGGTGAATTTGATTTTGAAGGAATTAAAGAGAAAATTACTAACGATGTTAAAGTTGTAGGAATCCAGCGTTCAAAGGGTTATGCCACAAGACCAACATTATCTGTTGAAAAAATAGGTCAGGCAATTAAAGCTGTTAAAGAAATTAATCCAAACATTATTGTTATGGTAGATAACTGTTATGGAGAGTTCGTAGAAGAAATAGAGCCATCAGATGTTGGAGCAGACATGATTGTCGGCTCTCTTATAAAAAATCCGGGTGGCGGGCTTGCTCCTATTGGTGGATATATTTGTGGAACAAAACAGTGTATTGAAAATTGCTCATATAGACTTACAACACCGGGACTTGGAAAAGAAGTTGGAGCAAACCTCGGTGTAATGAGTTCATTTTATCAGGGACTTTTCCTTGCACCAAATGTAGTTGCATCAGCTTTGAAGGGTGCAATATTTGCTGCAAACTTATTTGAAAAGTTTAATTTTAATGTCATTCCTGACGGAAAAGAGTCAAGACACGATATTATTCAGGCAATTGAATTTGGAAATCCTGATTGCGTAATTGCTTTTTGCAAGGGAATTCAGGCAGCGGCCCCTGTTGACAGCTATCTGACTCCTGAACCTTGGGATATGCCGGGATATGATGCACCGGTAATTATGGCAGCAGGTGCTTTTGTGTCAGGTTCATCAATTGAACTTAGTGCAGATGGACCTATTAAACCACCATATGCAGTGTATTTCCAGGGCGGTTTGACATGGCATCATGCAAAACTTGGAATACTAAAAGCTTTCCAGAATATGGTTGATGACGGATTAATTACATTAAAGTAA
- the miaA gene encoding tRNA (adenosine(37)-N6)-dimethylallyltransferase MiaA produces the protein MNNLVIITGPTAVGKTEISIELAKAINGEIISADSIQVYKYMDIGSAKIKKEEMHGIKHYLIDEFEPDDEFNVNVFQKLTKKYINEIYEKGKTPIIVGGTGFYIQSVLYDIDFDETEDNHEYRKTLEQIYKDKGVQYLYNMLKEVDEESAKAIHYNNVKRVIRALEYNHQTGKKISDHNKEQREHASPYNFKYFVLNDKRELLYSRINKRVDFMIKEGLVDEVKSLLDKGYDRNLVSMQGIGYKEIIEYLDGKISLDEAVELIKKNTRHFAKRQLTWFRREKTVTMVNWDEYDYDKNKLLACMLKDLREINIIKDK, from the coding sequence ATGAACAATTTAGTAATAATAACAGGACCTACCGCTGTTGGAAAAACAGAAATATCAATTGAACTTGCCAAGGCCATAAACGGCGAAATTATAAGTGCAGATTCCATTCAGGTATATAAATATATGGATATAGGTTCTGCCAAAATAAAAAAAGAAGAAATGCATGGCATAAAGCATTATCTTATAGATGAATTTGAGCCTGATGATGAATTTAATGTTAATGTATTCCAAAAGCTTACAAAGAAATACATTAATGAAATTTATGAAAAAGGGAAAACGCCTATTATAGTAGGTGGAACAGGTTTTTATATTCAGTCTGTTTTGTATGACATTGATTTTGACGAAACAGAAGATAATCATGAATATAGAAAGACTTTGGAACAGATTTATAAAGATAAAGGTGTCCAATATCTTTATAATATGCTTAAAGAGGTTGATGAAGAATCAGCCAAGGCAATACATTATAATAATGTTAAAAGAGTAATAAGGGCTCTTGAATATAATCATCAGACAGGAAAGAAGATTTCAGACCATAATAAAGAACAGCGTGAACATGCTTCTCCATATAATTTTAAATATTTTGTTTTAAATGATAAGAGAGAGCTACTTTATTCACGAATAAATAAAAGAGTTGATTTTATGATTAAGGAAGGTCTTGTGGATGAAGTAAAAAGTCTTTTGGATAAAGGCTATGACAGAAATCTTGTATCAATGCAGGGCATTGGTTATAAAGAGATTATTGAATATTTAGACGGAAAGATTTCATTGGATGAGGCAGTGGAATTAATAAAGAAGAACACAAGGCATTTTGCGAAAAGACAGTTGACCTGGTTTAGGCGTGAAAAAACAGTTACCATGGTAAACTGGGATGAATATGATTATGACAAAAATAAGTTATTGGCATGTATGCTTAAAGACTTAAGAGAAATTAATATAATAAAGGATAAATAA
- the mreD gene encoding rod shape-determining protein MreD: MKRRVLNIVITGAIIIVSFVLQSYLSLVSGQSFVVPNLLLIVTSIFGFIKGSNYGSVTGLFCGLLVDVAFGDVIGLFALIYMYIGFISGVFKKILYSDHIFMPMLVVFVNDFLYNLAYYVFRFLLRNKLDFSYYFEKVILPEMIFTTFLTLIFYKLFCLLDEKILREKQENRFSFDK; this comes from the coding sequence ATGAAACGTAGAGTATTGAACATTGTAATTACAGGTGCAATTATTATTGTATCATTTGTTCTTCAAAGCTATTTGTCATTAGTCAGCGGACAGTCTTTTGTAGTACCTAATCTACTATTAATTGTAACAAGCATATTTGGATTCATAAAGGGGTCAAACTATGGAAGTGTTACAGGATTGTTCTGCGGTCTTTTGGTAGACGTGGCTTTTGGAGATGTAATAGGATTGTTTGCACTTATATACATGTATATAGGATTTATAAGTGGTGTCTTTAAGAAGATATTATATAGTGACCATATATTTATGCCAATGCTTGTAGTATTTGTAAACGATTTTTTATATAATCTTGCATATTATGTGTTTAGATTTTTACTGAGAAATAAGTTAGACTTTTCATATTATTTTGAAAAAGTAATTTTACCAGAAATGATTTTTACAACATTTCTAACACTAATTTTCTATAAACTATTTTGTTTATTAGATGAAAAAATATTGAGAGAAAAACAGGAGAATAGGTTTAGTTTTGATAAGTGA
- a CDS encoding penicillin-binding transpeptidase domain-containing protein, with product MSTYIQKTEKTIYKSGTRGKILDKSGKVLAYDALSYAVTIEDKIDSSDTKNSQLNHIVSQTIDIIEKYGDKVTVDFPISLTKDGKWEYNITSEAGILRFKKNVTSNDCKVKDVDYTNATAPEMMNYLKNQFFEVTGDVDNDKLLKIISIRYNIYLHSGQKYITTTVAQNVSKETMVAIQENASTLKGVKAEEQNIRKYNDSLYYAPILGYTGTISETQLEEFNAQGKNYISSDVVGKAGLESAYEDYLQGTRGEQKVFIDSTGKVLSTVSEKDSTEGNDVYLTIDSKLQKATYKLLEKKIASILISEIVNYDVNEDAETDDDIHYIPVKKVYSQLVANNVVSLKKLSRKSATSNEKKVNKEYKKAVSDVVKVIKSQLNSDKGKVYNDASKEYQEYYDYIYDLLKNDGILLTSSIDKKDKTYNNYVDGKISINEFIKYSIKKNWINIEGLHVSDAYLSADETYNLLRDYIVEDMSSNTSFGKKVMYYRIYDGTIHSSEILMLLFDQNILQEDEQAYSQLQTYNSTYNYSFIIKQIKKLNITPAQIALDPCSGSIVVTDPNNGQIRALVTYPSYDNNMLSGTVDPDYWQQLVEDQSDPLYNRATQGATAPGSTFKMTTTMAAMENDVVGQYETVVDKGKFEKVTPSPKCWIYPSAHGAENVMNAIADSCNYFFYEMGYRLGTVNGKYDSATGLKKIEPYATKLGLNMKSGVEITEREPHFSTESAIHSAIGQGSNAYTPVQLARYVSTIANGGKNYSLTLINKVVDKDGKTVYKKKAELTNTVKASSSTWDAIHTGMREVVTVGTVRNYFTDTKIKIAGKSGTAQENLHRNSHSLFVAYAPYNKPKLGVVAIIPFGNSSHDSAELAKNVIQYYYGELKDKDLNKDVQKQDIKNTTQD from the coding sequence ATGAGTACCTACATTCAGAAAACAGAGAAAACAATATACAAATCAGGAACAAGAGGAAAAATTCTTGACAAAAGCGGTAAAGTATTGGCATATGATGCTTTGTCTTATGCAGTTACTATTGAAGATAAAATTGACAGTTCAGATACAAAAAATTCCCAGCTTAATCACATTGTAAGTCAGACCATCGATATTATTGAAAAATATGGTGACAAGGTTACTGTTGATTTTCCAATAAGTCTTACAAAGGATGGCAAATGGGAATACAATATTACCTCCGAAGCAGGAATACTTCGCTTTAAAAAGAATGTTACAAGTAATGACTGCAAAGTTAAGGATGTAGACTATACTAATGCAACAGCTCCGGAAATGATGAACTATTTAAAAAATCAGTTCTTTGAAGTTACAGGTGATGTGGATAATGATAAACTTTTAAAAATCATCTCAATCCGTTATAACATTTATCTGCATTCCGGGCAGAAATATATAACAACGACAGTTGCTCAGAATGTTTCAAAGGAAACAATGGTTGCAATTCAGGAAAACGCTTCCACATTAAAAGGTGTTAAGGCTGAAGAACAGAACATTAGAAAATATAATGACAGCCTGTACTATGCACCAATTCTTGGATATACAGGAACAATTTCTGAAACTCAGCTTGAAGAATTTAATGCTCAGGGAAAAAACTATATTAGTAGCGATGTTGTTGGTAAGGCTGGTTTAGAGTCTGCTTATGAAGATTATCTTCAGGGAACCCGTGGGGAACAGAAAGTTTTTATAGATAGTACAGGTAAGGTGCTTAGTACAGTGTCTGAGAAAGATTCCACGGAAGGTAATGATGTATATCTGACAATAGACAGCAAACTTCAGAAAGCAACATATAAACTTTTGGAAAAGAAGATTGCTTCAATTCTTATTTCTGAAATAGTTAATTATGATGTTAATGAAGATGCCGAAACAGACGATGACATTCATTACATTCCTGTTAAGAAAGTTTATTCACAGCTTGTGGCTAATAATGTTGTAAGTCTTAAGAAACTTTCAAGGAAGTCAGCTACATCTAATGAAAAGAAAGTAAATAAAGAATATAAAAAAGCAGTATCAGATGTTGTGAAGGTTATTAAGTCCCAGTTAAATTCTGACAAAGGCAAAGTATACAATGATGCAAGCAAAGAGTATCAGGAATACTATGATTATATTTATGACCTTTTAAAGAATGATGGAATACTTCTTACATCATCTATTGATAAAAAGGATAAAACATATAATAACTATGTTGATGGAAAAATAAGCATAAATGAGTTTATTAAATATTCAATAAAGAAGAATTGGATTAATATTGAAGGACTTCATGTAAGCGATGCTTATTTGTCTGCAGATGAAACTTATAATCTTTTAAGGGATTATATAGTTGAAGATATGAGTAGTAACACTTCTTTTGGTAAGAAAGTTATGTATTACAGAATATATGACGGCACAATTCACAGTAGCGAAATATTAATGCTTCTGTTTGATCAAAACATTTTACAGGAAGATGAACAAGCGTACAGCCAGTTACAGACATATAATTCAACGTATAATTATAGTTTCATTATTAAACAGATTAAAAAGCTGAATATTACACCTGCTCAGATTGCACTTGATCCGTGTTCAGGCTCAATTGTTGTAACTGATCCTAATAACGGACAGATAAGAGCTCTTGTAACATACCCAAGTTATGATAACAACATGCTTTCAGGTACAGTTGATCCTGATTACTGGCAGCAACTTGTTGAGGATCAGTCAGATCCTTTATATAACAGGGCCACACAAGGTGCAACAGCCCCGGGTTCAACATTCAAGATGACAACGACTATGGCAGCTATGGAAAACGATGTGGTGGGTCAGTATGAAACAGTAGTTGATAAAGGCAAGTTTGAAAAAGTAACACCTTCACCTAAGTGTTGGATTTATCCGTCAGCACATGGCGCTGAAAATGTTATGAATGCCATTGCAGATTCATGTAACTATTTCTTTTACGAAATGGGTTACAGACTTGGAACAGTAAATGGAAAATATGACAGTGCAACAGGACTTAAAAAGATTGAACCATATGCAACAAAGCTTGGTCTTAATATGAAGTCAGGTGTAGAAATCACAGAAAGAGAACCACATTTTTCGACAGAAAGTGCTATTCATTCCGCTATTGGACAGGGCAGTAATGCATATACACCGGTGCAGCTTGCAAGATATGTTTCAACAATAGCCAACGGTGGAAAGAATTACAGCCTTACATTAATAAATAAAGTTGTAGATAAAGATGGCAAAACAGTATACAAGAAGAAAGCGGAATTAACTAATACAGTTAAAGCTTCAAGTAGTACATGGGATGCCATTCATACAGGTATGAGAGAAGTAGTTACAGTTGGAACGGTACGTAATTATTTTACTGATACAAAGATTAAGATTGCCGGAAAATCCGGTACAGCTCAGGAAAACTTACACAGAAACTCTCATTCATTATTTGTGGCATATGCACCTTACAATAAACCTAAACTTGGTGTAGTTGCCATAATTCCTTTTGGCAATTCGTCACATGATTCTGCTGAGCTTGCAAAAAATGTGATTCAGTATTATTATGGTGAATTAAAAGATAAAGATTTAAATAAAGATGTACAAAAGCAGGATATTAAGAACACAACTCAAGACTAA
- the radC gene encoding RadC family protein, which produces MNNIKDLPVNDRPYEKCFAKGPEYLTDVELLAVILRTGTNGISSFELSKDILSHKSQNGKQDLLAIMHMTKEQLLSIKGVGMVKAVQIMCVRELVRRISSVKAKDSIQYNIPSTIADYYMEQLRHLEQENLVVMFLDTKCHLIKDMTITKGTVNQSLISSREIFVEALRCDAVNIILIHNHPSGDCTPSRDDMASTLAISKAGKIIGINVLDHIIIGDRSYSSLRELKLMK; this is translated from the coding sequence ATGAACAATATAAAAGATTTACCGGTTAATGACAGACCTTATGAGAAGTGTTTTGCAAAAGGTCCTGAATATTTAACTGACGTGGAGTTACTTGCAGTAATTTTGAGAACAGGAACAAATGGCATCAGTTCATTTGAATTATCCAAAGATATTTTGTCACACAAATCTCAAAATGGTAAACAGGATTTGCTGGCAATAATGCATATGACAAAGGAACAACTTCTGAGTATTAAGGGAGTTGGCATGGTTAAGGCAGTTCAGATTATGTGTGTAAGGGAACTTGTAAGACGCATATCATCAGTAAAGGCAAAGGATTCTATCCAATATAATATTCCGTCAACAATTGCAGATTATTATATGGAACAGCTAAGACATTTAGAACAGGAGAATCTTGTTGTAATGTTTTTGGATACTAAATGCCATTTAATTAAGGATATGACAATAACTAAAGGAACAGTTAATCAGTCCCTGATTTCGTCAAGGGAGATTTTTGTTGAGGCTTTAAGATGCGATGCTGTGAATATTATACTTATACATAATCATCCAAGTGGAGACTGTACTCCAAGCAGAGATGACATGGCAAGCACATTAGCAATTAGTAAAGCAGGCAAAATTATAGGAATTAACGTTTTAGATCACATTATAATAGGGGACAGAAGTTATTCAAGTCTAAGAGAATTAAAACTTATGAAATAA